The genomic window GCCATGCCACGGTTTCTACAGAGCAATAATGACCCCTTTGCGGCTGCTAGCCCCTGCCGTATTGAAGTGCCTGTTTATTTACCGCGCCAAGCTGGGCCTGCCGAGCCCCAATCGTCGCTCCACAACTCTGGTCGAATGTGAGCCAGCGCGGCTGCAAATCACTTATCTAGGTTGCATTGCATCAGCGTTTGTCAGCAGGCAGACCGCTTGGCACGGACCTTGCATGAGGTGTGCCCAGCGACTGCCGAGCGGAAATCATGGCAAAATGTGCGGGCGAGCTAGTGACGACCCTTTCCTCTGGCCAGGCAATCTTATTACGAATGGAACGTATCATGATCATCAAGCGAAAGGCCTGTCTTCTTTGTGGGGGCCTGCTAGCGATTACTGGTGCGCTGAGCGCCGGTTGCAAGGACCAGCGGATCGATCATGCCCCGGCGCCCAAGCACGAGCTAAAAGTTGATGCGCCCGGCGTGAACTTGCAAGTAGATACTCCGGCGGCAGCGCCGGCCGTCCCGCGCGCGGCGAACGAGGTCGACGTCGACGTAGGGCCCGGTGGCGTGCAAGTGGGCGTCGACGGACAACCGCTTCGCGAACGAATTCGCGAGCGGCGTGAGGAGGCGCAAGAGGCGACGCCTTAACCTCGTTGCTTTTCGGCACGATTTAGGACCTCGGTCGGGTTGATCCAAATGGGCGCAAATTTGACGACTACAAGATTCCATGCCTCCGGAATCCCACCCCTAGCCTTGCATGGTGATTCTGCGACGAACGCCTAAATGGGAAGGACTCAACATATGCCCCAAGACTTTATCGTCGAAGATTGCAGCTTGGTACGATGCGCGACAGGGCGAGCCTGCCTGAACCTGCGCGAGCTGTTGGATGCCATGCGGTCGGCCAGCCCTATCGTACTGGAACACCATTTGATGCGCTGTGCCTTAGAGGACCACTTCGAACTTTACGAGTTTCCAAACGATCTGGCACGGTGGTGTTGGGATGCTCTGGGCGATCGTGAATTGGCCGAAGAACTGGCCTTGATGAATCCCTATGCGTTCACCAGTGTCGAAGGGGCGCGCTCCGAATTGATCGACGTACTGGAAAACCACCTGTGGGCCCTGGAACGAGTCCCTTGGTGCCGGCCGGGTTTGGAGTTGCACCTGGTGGAATCACGATTAGTGGCCTTCGACACCGGCGAGCGTTTCGCCACTTTGGCCGGTGTGGTGGAGGCATTGCCTCGCATGTCGCGACGCTCGCTCTTCTATCACATGCACGAGGCGTATCGCCGCAACAACGTCGACGATTTTTCGGCTTGGCTTGAGGATATCGAGGCACCCATCGAGCTCATTCAGCGGATCCGCAAGATCGATTTCTACTTTCTCAATCTGAATCAGCTGCGCGAGCAACTTATCGAGACAATGTGTGCCTTTTTGGCTGAACCCCATATTGTTCTCGGAGGTGCGGCATGAGCCTGTTGAACCGCTACGAAGAGGTTGTCGGCCGGCCCGAGATCGAACGGCTGCGGCACTTGGCCACACGCTTGGGAGGCAAGAAGATCATCCATGTGAACTCGACCCGGCAGGGGGGCGGCGTCGCTGAGATTCTCGGCTGGATGATCCCGCTCATGAACGAGCTGGGTATCGACGCCCACTGGGAGGTCATTCAAGGAAACGCCGATTTCTATCGCGTCACAAAGTCATTTCACAATGGATTGCAAGGCCTGCCTGTCAATCTGCGACCGGCAGACTTCAAGCTGCACCTGGATCTGAACGAAGCCAACGCACGGCGATTAGATTTGGAAGCCGATGTCGTATTCATACACGATCCGCAGCCGATGTTCCTACCGCGCTTCAGCACGCCTGGTAAAGTCGGCCGTTGGGTGTGGCGTTGCCATATCGACGCTTCTCGTCCCAATCGCGCTGTCTGGAAACACCTGGCGGCCGGCATCGCGGATTATGAAGCGACCATCTTTTCCATGGCCTCGTTTACTCGGCCATTGAATCGACCCATGTTCCTTATTCCCCCCTCGATTGATCCGTTGGCGGTGAAGAACTCGCCGCTGGACGATGTGGAGAGGATCGCGATTCTGGAACGCCTGGGAATCGATCCCGAGCGTCCCATGCTGTTGCAGGTGTCGCGCTTCGATCGCTTCAAGGATCCGCTGGGTGTTGTCGAAGCGTTTCGTCTCGTAAAGCCTGCGCACCCCGAGCTGCAATTAGTTCTGGTCGGCGGCCCTGCCGACGACGATCCCGAAGGGGCCGAAGTCTTGAACGAAGTTCTGGAGCGCGCCGGCGACGATCCTGATCTGCACGTGCTTTTGCTCCCGTCGGACTCGCATCGCGAGATCAATGCGCTGCAGCGTTCGGCCGTGGTCGTCTTGCAAAAGTCGCTCAAAGAAGGATTTGGACTGACGGTGACCGAGGCCTTATGGAAGGGCAAGCCGGTGATCGGCGGCGCCTCGGGTGGTATCGCCTTGCAGGTACACGACTATCAGACTGGTTTCCTCGTCCATTCGCCCGCCGGCGCCGCTTATCGCATCCGCTACCTGCTCCGCTATAACGACAAGCGAGCGCGGATGGGGGCCACCGGACACGAATTTGTGCGCGAGAATTTTCTGCTCACCAGGCATCTGCGCGATTACTTTTCGATGCTGCTGTGGCTAGATCACCCAGGTACAGATGTACTGGCGGCTTGACCTGCCGTACTACCTACAAGGCCGTCGTCCTGCTCGTGCGGAAGCGCCGATACTGGCGTCATCCCCGCACGAGGACGGCGAGCGGAAATTGGCCCAGCAACTCGGCTAAGCTAGCGCGGGAATCTAATCCGTGTTCGGCGCTGGTAAGCACATTCACGAACGTACCGCTCATCTTGCAGGGCAATTCAATGTGCGTGTCCGCCCATACCTCCTCGCCACAGGGGAGCAAGCTGGCGCCGGGGGCGTCGAGGTCGAGTTGCACAAGGCGAGCTACCAAGCGAGGTACGACGACCAAAACGGCCGGCTGCGCCGCGGCATCTTTGGTATTTGCCACGCGCGCAAATGCCACGACGTGCTCCGCCTTAATACCGTGCGTGGCCAACGGCATGTAGACCGCATTGCTGAAAAACGGATCCAAACGCCGCCGCAGCTCCAACAGGCGCCACGTCACGTAAAGCTTGGTTCGCGGGTCCGAGAGGTTTTGAGTTAAATCGTGAACTAATCTCTGGCAACTCGCGCTGTCGCCGTCCACCGCCTGCGAGACTTTCGCCAACAGTTGTTCATGTGCGCGGAAATCGACCGGCTGCCGATTGTCAGGATCGACAAGGCGGAAGGCCCATGTCTCCTGCCCTTGGTAGATATCAGGAAACCCGGGACAAGTGAGCTTGAGCACCAGTTCGGCCAGACCGTTGACCAGGCCTAAAGTCGCGAGCGGCAGCTGCCATTTGCGCAAGTCGGCCAAAAACCGATTCTCGCGCCGATCGTCCAGAACTTTCGACACAAAATCTTGGACGGCGCGGTCGTACGCCTCGTTTGGATTGATCCAACTGGTTCGCTGCTTGGCTTCGTGCACCGCCTTATCCATGTACCGACCCATTCGTTCAGTCAGGGTCGCCTCGGTCAGGGTCGGGCCGTTATCGTGCTCGCCATTATCGAGAGGAAAGATCCCCAGCAGACTCTGGTAGAACAGATACTCGTCGTTGCGGCTGGGCGCGGTAAGCCCATCGACTTCTACATGGCGGCGCCGATTCAATCGCAGCCAACGTTGCACGGCAGTGCGCCATGGTCGCGGCAGTTCCGCCAGCAGATGAAGCCGAGCACGCACATCCTCGCTGCGTTTGGTGTCGTGCGTGCTAGAGGCTAGCATCGCCTGAGGAAAAGTGCTCGCGCGCTCTTTATTCCAAGCGTGGAACGCACTGGGTGCCACGCTCGGCGCTTCGGGACCGTTGCCCACCTCGTTCACCGACAGCAAGGGACAATAAACGTAGAACGTCGTATCCTCGACCCCCTTGGCCATGACCGGGCTGGTCACCTGTTGAAATCTCCCGGCAAACAACTCGCGCTGATGGATCGCGGCCTCGCTCAGTCCCGGCGGATGGACCAGCAATAGTACATCACGAACAAAATCAAACACGCCGGGGTCCGTCGCCGGGCTCCGCCGCTTGGCAAGGGCCACTGCCTGCGCCACGAAATGCCGATCGCGCTGCGAGACGCCCGCCGGCCCTGGGTAGATTCGATAGACCGGGAAACAGACCAGAATCTCGCGTAACGCGTAGCGAAGCATATTGAGCGTGAAATCACGCGTGCGGCGATGCTGTTCCGAAATCCTGTTCAGATGATGGGCCAGCATTTGCAACTCGCCCGACATCGCCACCCGCAAGATCAACGACTTGCTGTCGTAGGCCACTTCGGCAAACGTCGCCGTCTCGCCGACCAGGCGAGCGTAGTCCCGCTTCAACTGCCGCCAACCATCGTCGGGCAAGAACAAGCCATCACACATTTGCTGGAAGTCATAACCCGTCGTACCGGCCACGGGCCACGACTCGGGCAGCGGCTCGTGCGGCCCGAGGATCTTTTCGACCAGGACAAAGAGGGGAATGTTATGCATCCCAGCGGCCGCCGTCGGCACGGCTTGCGCCGCATTCTCGGTACCCTCACCGGCTGCCGCGGCATGGACGTCACGGCCGAGAATGGCACGCCAATCGTCCGGTCCCGGTCGCGGCAGCCCCAGACGGTCGCACAGCGCGATGATAGTTCGCGGCGCCAGCTCCGTATCATCTGCGGCGTCGGGCGAGGAATCCCCCATCGCGTCAGGCACATGGTTCCCGTCGGCCGACGAAACAGTCGCTGGTTGTGATTCTGCGGCGACTCTCTTTGCACCTGTAACCGATGTGGTTTCCTTTAGCGCCCGCGCGACTAACTCTGCCAAATAGCCCCACTGCAGGCGCCACAAATATTGCTCGGGTGCAAACAACCCGTCGATATGGTCCACACGCAGGCCGGCCACCGCCGTTTCGCCCAACAAACGCAAAATCAATCGATGCGTATCATAGAAGACGTCGGGGTCCTCCACGCATAGCGCCGTTAGCTCGTTGATATCGAAGAAACGGCGATAATTCACCTCGTCGCCCGCGGCTTTCCAGTGGCACAGCCGGAAGACCTGCGCCGCCAGCAAGCCGTCGAGCTCGTCGAAGCTGGCGGGATCACCGAGGGTGCCGTTGATCGCGGCAACGTTGTCGTCGATGAAGCTCCGAATCACTTCCGAGCGCGCGGCCAAATCACGCAAACGTCGCTTTACAACCTCCTTGTCCCGCTGCCGCTCGACGACCGCCTCAGTTGTCGTCGCAGTGCGTGATGGCAAATGATCGAACGCCGTGAGAATGCTTTCATAATCGGCAAGCGCTTCGGCATCGTCCGCGAGCGCCGTGCGCAATTCGTCGAGTCGGCGTGCCAAGACCAGCGGCGCCGTCTTCGGATCGACCGGCAGCGTGCGCTCGCCCAGGCGTATCGATAGCGCGCCCTGTTGGAACTCCACGCGGATATCGCCCGCTTCGAGTGCGTCTCCGAATTGCCGTCCCAGAACCGGTAGCAATACCCGGCCGTTGAGCTCTTGTTTCACGGGTTGCCATTCCACGTCGAAGTACTTCGCGAACGGCGAACTAGGACCATTTTCGAGCACGTCATTCCACCACAGATTCGAGGAGTGCGTGCTCATGTGATTTGGCACAATGTCTAAAATCAACCGCATCCTCTGCTCGCGTACCGCGGACTGAAACACGTCCCACCCTTCTTGTCCGCCCAGTTCTGGATCGAATTCTTGCTGACTGCAGGCGTCATAGCCGTGCTCGCTTCCCGGCCGCGCGCGCCCTAGGGGCGAGGCGTACACGTGCGATATCCCAAGAGCCCTCAGGTAGGGAACCGCGGAGGCTGCTTCACGAAATCCAAAACCGTTGTGGAATTGCAATCTGTACGTGGCGCGCGGCGCCACCTTACGTCGCGCGATCTCCGCCAGGACCACGTCGACAACCGTCTGCTGCGCCCCATCGCCCTTTTTTTGTGACGTCGTCGGCGGGAGGTGATCGAGTTTCGTAACCTGGCTCGTTTCAGGCACTCCTTGGATAACACCCGCCACAGCCTGCCGCTTTGCGGTTGAAGCATCCTCGGGCCAACTGGTCGTGCGCTTGCTGCTGGGCATTTGTTTCGTGCGCCTTTCGAGGTCTGAGGCGAACCCATCCGGGGGATAACTACCTGCTACTTTTTCGATGCTTGCGCGATCGGCAACGTGAAGGCTCTTTCCGCTGGTCGTCAGACGGCCACTGCGGATTCCGTTTGATCATATGCCGATAGGCCGGCCAAAAAGTCCGCAAATCTTTTAGGCCCCCGGGCCAATGCGCGGCGCTATTGGGACCGCCGACCCGCGGCGATTGCCTGCAACGCAACACCGATGCCAATGTGGCCGCATTCCTCGTCGGTTCTATTCCGCAGGACGACAATCCAGGGATTGTGCCCGCGATTGCGGGACCTCAGACCGGCACAGCGTTTGCGTCGCTGCATTCCGACCGCAAGGATCAAGTTTCGACCGCCACCGCTGTCGGTGATCAGCCGTTCGCCATCAAACGCCGGGGACTCATGCAATGTCAAAACTGCTCGTGATCGACGACGATCGGACGGTCTTGCACATGATCAGCCAGGCCTTTCGCGACTCGCCCGTTACCGTACTTACCGCGCAAACGGCCGAGCAGGGTCTGGCACTTATTGCCGAACGGCCGGATGTGGTGCTGCTCGATATCGTCCTCCGCGAAGGGTCGGGCTTGGACCTCGTTCACCAAATTCGCCAGCTCGACGCCAAGCTGCCGGTGATCTTTATTACCGGCCGGGGCTCGAGCGACACGGCGATCGAAGCGATGAAGCTGGGGGCTTACGATTATCTGCTCAAACCGCTGCACTTGCCCAAGCTTCGCGAGTTGGTCGATCGGGCGTTGAAAATCCGCGATTTAATGCAAGTGCCGGTCGAGGTGACAACCGGTGAGTTCTGCGAACCCACCGGCGACGAATTGATCGGCCGCAGTCCACAAATGCAGGAAGTTTTCAAGGCGATCGGTCGAGTCGCGCCACAAGACGTGACGGTACTTATCCATGGCGAGAGCGGCACCGGCAAAGAATTGGTGGCCCGCGCCATCTATCATCATAGCCGCCGTGCTGACAAACATTTTCTGGCGGTGAATTGCGCCGCAATCCCTGAAGCATTGCTGGAAAGCGAGCTGTTCGGGCATGAAAAAGGGGCCTTCACCAGCGCCGATCAGCGGCGCATCGGCAAATTCGAGCAATGTTCCGGCGGCACGATCTTTCTCGACGAAGTCGGTGACATGGCGCCGCTCGTGCAAAGCAAAGTGCTGCGCGTCTTGCAAGAACAACGTTTCGAGCGCGTGGGCGGGGGGGAAACCATCCAGACCGACGTGCGCATCATCGCCGCCACCAATCGCGATCTGAAACAGATGGCGGCCGATGGCGAGTTCCGCGAGGACCTCTACTATCGGCTGAATGGCTTTTCCATCAAGTTACCGGCGCTGCGCGATCGGGGCGAGGATGTGCAATTGCTGATCCATCGCTGCCTGCAACGGTTCAATAGTGAAATCGGTAAGGACGTGCGCGGGCTGACTCCGGACGCTTTGGAGTTACTTACGTCTTACCCCTGGCCCGGCAATGTGCGCGAACTCGAGGCGGTGGTCAAGCAGGCCCTTCTGCAAAGCACGGGGCCGCAGATCCTGCCCGAGTTTTTGCCTGACGTCGTGCGCTTTTCGGAAGAGAAGGGAGTGCCAGCGGCCCCGGTAAACGTTGCCAGCCCGGCCAGCGATCTGGAAGCATTTGTCGATGGCCGACTGCAGAAACGCTCGAATGATTTGTACGCCGAGGCGATCGCGATGGTTGATCGGTATGTCCTGACGCGGATTCTACAGCACACCCGCGGCAACCAATCACAAGCCGCCAAAGTGCTCGGCATCACCCGCGGTAGCTTGCGCAATAAGCTGCGCACTCTGCACAGTGCGCTGGGAACCACGGTTACGGTCGACGGCGATCTCGACGACCAATCCGCCCATGAAGCGTCGGTGGCGCGTTAATTGGCGCTATCGCAGCAGGATATGGCTGGCCCCAAAGGTTGGCACAGGAAGTGCAATAAATTGATTGCTCATGGGCGTTTCAAATGCCCATCATATCCAGCATAAAAGGAGGATCGATCATGGTTCGGAGATTCGTACTCGTATTGGCAACTGCGGCTGTACTACTGGTCGGCATGGCTCCCGAACCGACGAATGCACAGGTTGTGGTGTATCGACGTCCCTACGCGCGCGCTGCTTATCGCCGCGCCTATAGGCCTTATTATGCTCCCTATTATGGCCCGCGCGCTTATCGCGGCTATCGTTATTGGTAAGGCGTCCTCCGAACATTGACTTGTAGGTGCGCCAGGAGCGCAGCGTGCAGGCCGGTGAGCACGCCGAGTTGGGGCGCCAATCCGTTTTATTTTTTCGCGGCAAAGATGGCGATATTGCGCATTGTGTACCCACCCTACGACATTCGCTTCCCTGCCTGACCCAAGGACGCGCGGAAAGCCGAGGTGGGGACACGATGGCGCGGAGCACCAAAACAAATCGCAATGAAAGTCACCACTATTCAATGCCTCGGCATTTTCGCGCTGTTGTATGGCGTTCTCTTGTCGAACAACCTGTTTGCCACCGAGGCAAATGTCACGACGATCGCCGCCGAGGGTACATCGGCCCCTTCGGCAGTGGAAAAGGTCACCACGCCCACCAGCCCTCCGGCGGCGAAGGTGCAAGTGGCGCCGCTTGCTCATGACGATGAGATCCGCCGACGCCTGATCAAGATTCTCGATATCACCGGCCGGTATTCCCAAGTCAAAGTCGAGGTCAAGGAGGGCGTGGTCTTTCTCACCGGCCAGGTCCAGCTTGATGAACATAAGGCATGGGCCGGCGAACTGGCCCGCAATACGCAAGATGTCGTGGCGGTGATCAACGAGTTGGATGTGGCAGCCCCATCGGCCTGGAATTTTCAACCGGCAGCCACCAGCCTCGAGGAAATGCGCTACGGCGCGATACGAGCCCTGCCATTCATGGCGTGCGCTGTCGTGATTTTGCTCTTGGCTTGGGTTTCGGCCCGGGTTGTCACCCGCTGGATGCGCGTCGCCCTGACCCAGCGGATTCCGGCTGCGTTACTGCGCGAGGTGTTCGCCCGGGCGTTCGGCTTTCTGGTTTTGCTGGCCGGCATCTATCTCACGCTTCGTATCGCCAACCTCACGCACCTGGCTTTGACAATCGTAGGAGGGACTGGCCTGCTGGGTTTGGTTCTTGGCGTTGCCTTCGGCAACATTACCGAGAACTTTTTGGCCAGCATCTTCCTCAGCATGCAGCATCCGTTTCAGGTTGGCGATTTGGTCGAGGTGGCCGGCGTGGTCGGCTACGTTCAGCGCTTAACGACTCGCACGACGGTCAGCATGACACTGGACGGCAACGAAGTGCAGATCCCCAACTCTACGGTTTACAAGAGCGTGATTCGCAATTTCACGACCAGCCCGAATCGTCGTGATGATTTTACCATTAGCATTCCCCGTAACGCGTCGATCGACGACGCACAGCAACTGGCGATGGACGTGCTGGAACACCATCCCGCCGTACTGCACGACCCGGAATCTCTCGTGCTAGTCGATTCGATGACAGATACCACGGCTGTGCTGCGCGTCTATTTCTGGCTCAATGGCAAAGAGCACAGTTGGTTGAAGGTTCGTTCTTCGGTCATACGCCTTGTGCAGCAAGCCTTGCGGCCCATCGAGCAATCAGCGGTGATAGAGCCAGACGCTGCTCCGGCCGAGAAAAGTTCCATTCCGCGCCGCTCTGCGAAACGAAAGCGTCAAAGTGGCTCTGATCACTCGGCCAAGACCGAAGCTCGTTTAGCGCACAGCAGCCCAGCCGCGATCGCCAATCGCGCCGAGGGCAAACTCGGCACGGAGGCCGACCAGATCGAAGAGCAGGCCCATGAGGCGCGCCGGGACGACGGGGAGAACCTATTGAAACCGGCTCCCACCGACGCGGCTGGCGAGCCGCACGATGTCTCGTCGCCCGTGCGTGCGTGAAACGCCCGCGTTCCCCGGTTGTTCATCAATCACCGTGGGTTCTTTCCGTTCGCATCAACAGCGATTGCCGCGGAATCGCTGAAGATTCCGCAAACGGCACGCGAAGTGCAAAGCATGTAAGACGGTCGCACAGGCGATGTGCCGGCATCGTTGACGACCAGACGGACGGTGGGTCAGCACAATACCCTTCTTCATATTCGAAAGCGAATGTTATGGCCACGCTATTGCTTCTCATCCTGCTGCTGATGGTTATCGGCGCTGTTCCGGCGTGGCCCTACAACACCGGCTGGGGGTATTACCCCTCAGGTGGTCTGGGATTGGCATTGGTGATCGTCCTGCTGTTGGCTTTATTCGGCGCCATTCCTTGGAACTTCTAGCCGGAGTAATCCCCCGAGCACATCAACGTCATGCAGCCCTGTTATCACGGCGTTTTAGAGATCGCACTACTTCCGGTTGGCTCATTTGTTGGTAACACACACCTAATTTGTTGGAGACTTTGCCATGAGATTCTTGCTTTGTTTCGTCGTACTTTTCGCTGGAGTGTCTCTGGTAGGTTGCGAGAAGGAAGCCAAAGTCAAGAAGCAAGTCACTGTGACTTCGCCCGAAGGATCAACCACCAAAACTACGGAAACGACGATCGAATCGAAGGGGAAGAATCCTCCGACGGTCGACGGTCAGTCCGTTCCGAGCCCCTAATTCTTCATGGATCTGCCCTGGTGCGATGCCAACTCATCAAGGTGCCTTTGCGCGGGCACCTTGGTGGGTTGTGCGCTATGGCCCGTTTGCTTTGGTAGCCGCTATGCGACGAGGAGAAGCAGTGGGGGAGCAACTCTGTAGGATTTGTAGGAACTGAGCAATGATTCGTAAATTGGCCGCAGGAAGCTATCGCCTTTACTCGCGAAAGAAGAATCCCAAGACCGGCCGCCGACGAAACCTAGGCACCTTCACGACTCGCGCCGCGGCAGAAAAGCACGAGCGCGAAGTGCAGTACTTCAAGCGCCACTAAGCCGCATCAGATTGCATGGGTCGGAGAGTTCGCCGGCTCGGACGTAAGTCATGCACTGGGACGGAAAGCCGCCATGAAGATCGCGCAAATTGCTCCGCTCTACGAGAGTGTGCCTCCGAAACTCTACGGCGGCACCGAGCGCGTGGTCTCCTTTCTTACCGAAGAGTTAGTCCGTCAGGGACATGACGTAACGCTATTTGCTAGCGGCGATTCGATCACGGCCGCCGAATTAGTACCGGTGGGCGAAAATTCCTTGCGTCTGAACGAGAATTGTGTCGACTCGCTTGCCCATCACATCCTGCTCGTCGAGCGCGTGGCGCGCTGCGCTTCCCAGTTCGACATTTTGCACTTTCATATCGACTATTTGCACTATCCAGTCTCACGTCGCGTACCTGTTCCACAGGTAACGACGCTGCACGGTCGGCTCGATATTCCCGACCTGCCGCCGCTCTATCGCGAGTTCAAGGATATGCCCGTCGTTTCGATCTCAGACAGTCAGCGCGAGCCTTTGCCCGGTGCCAGATGGCAAGCCACGATTTACCACGGCCTGCCGACGAACTTGCTGGAGTTTCACCCCAAGCCAGATGACTATTTGGCCTTTTTGGGTCGCATCTCGCCCGAAAAAAGGGTCGATCGAGCGATCGAGATTGCCAAACGCGCACGTATGCCGCTCAAAATTGCCGCCAAGATCGACAACGTCGATAAAGACTATTTTGAAACGCAGATCAAGCCGCTGTTCGGGCAATCGCACGTCGAATTCGTCGGCGAGATCAATGACGACCGGAAGAACGATTTTTTGGGACGGGCCCGTGCGCTATTGTTTCCGATCGACTGGCCCGAGCCGTTCGGTCTGGTAATGATCGAAGCGATGGCCTGCGGAACTCCGGTCATCGCATTCCGTCGCGGGGCCGTGCCCGAGGTAATCGACGAAGGGGTCACAGGCTGCGTTTGCGATAGCGTCGACGATGCCGTCGAGCGCGTCAAGCTGATACCCAATTGGGACCGCAAGCGCTGTCGGGAACAATTCGAAGCGCGTTTTTCCATCGAGCGGGCGGCGCGCGAGTACGTTCGACTTTTCGAAAAGCTCCGGAACCCGGGAGGAGCAGATGGACGAGATCATCGAGGTCAATAATGAATTCTATATTCTCGCCACATCTTCGCGCAGTGACGACCACTCGCGTGTCCTCAAGCACGACGATGCTTTCGCAGTTTTCGATCAATACGGAGATATCCAACCCGTAGGCCTCGGAGAGGAAGGACTTTATTTCGGCGGGACGCGTTTCATCAGCCGCCTGAAGCTGACCCTCAATGGTCGGCAGCCACTGCTACTTAGTTCGACTGTCTTGGAAGACAATTCCCTGCTGACCGTGGATCTGGCTAACCCAGATCTGAAGTCTGGCGAGCAGATTGTACTTCCTCGCGAGAGCGTGCATATCTTGCGGTCATGCTTCCTATGGCGGGGTGCCTGCTATACGGCACTGCGGGCGCGCAACTATGCTTTGCACGACGTGCAAATGTCGTTGCGTGTGTCGCTGGAAGCTGATTTCGCCGATATTTTCGAGGTCCGCGGCACCAAGCGCCAGGCGCGCGGCGTGCTGCTGCCTCCGGAAGTGGGGAAGGATCGACTGACGCTCGCTTATCGCGGGCTCGACGATGTCGTTCGCCGTACAAAACTAACTTTCTCCCCCACGCCCGACCGACTGAATGCGACGGCGGTGTGGTACGACGTTCAACTCGGCGCCAACGAAGAACGCACCTACTACATCACCGCGGCCTGCCAGACGAACCACGCGCACGAAATCGCGCATTTCGACCAGGCCAGCGCCCATTCTCAGCAGGAATTTCAAGACGCGCGTCGCGACGACGCCATGATTTGGACGAGCAATGCCGTCTTCAATGCCTGGATCAAGCGCTCGGCTGCGGATCTGCACATGATGGCGACGCGAACCGACGCCGGACCCTACCCTTACGCGGGCGTCCCCTGGTTCAGCACCGTCTTCGGCCGCGATGGCATCATCACGGCGCTGGAATACTTATGGATCAATCCGGCCATGGCCCGCGCGGTACTCTCGTACCTGGCATCGCATCAAGCCGTGACGACGAGCGTCGAGCAGGATGCCGAGCCGGGCAAGATCCTGCACGAAACACGGCAAGGCGAGATGGCCGCGTTGGGCGAGATTCCTTTCGGCAAATATTATGGCAGCGTTGACGCCACGCCGCTGTTTGTCATGCTGGCCGGCGCTTACTACAACCGCACGGCCGACCAGGACTTTATCGCCACGATGTGGCCTCACATCGAGCGGGCCTTGGCTTGGATTGATCAATACGGCGATCAAGATGGAGACGGCTTCGTCGAATACGCGCGTCAGTCCAAGCACGGCCTGGTATCGCAAGGCTGGAAGGATTCTTTTGATGCCGTCTTTCATGCCGACGGGAGCCTCGCCGCGCCACCGCTGGCATTGGCCGAGGTGCAGGGATACGTGTACGCGGCCCGCACGGCGGCCGCGCAACTGGCCGAGGTGCTGGGTCTCTACCCGCGGGCCAAGGAACTGTGGGACGCCGCGAACCAATTGCGCGATGCGTTCGACGCCGCCTTCTGGTGCGACGACTTGAAGACCTACGCGCTTGCGCTCGACGCCCATAAGCGGCCCTGCAAAGTGCGCGCTTCCAACGCAGGGCACGATCTTT from Pirellulales bacterium includes these protein-coding regions:
- a CDS encoding DUF5752 family protein, which produces MPQDFIVEDCSLVRCATGRACLNLRELLDAMRSASPIVLEHHLMRCALEDHFELYEFPNDLARWCWDALGDRELAEELALMNPYAFTSVEGARSELIDVLENHLWALERVPWCRPGLELHLVESRLVAFDTGERFATLAGVVEALPRMSRRSLFYHMHEAYRRNNVDDFSAWLEDIEAPIELIQRIRKIDFYFLNLNQLREQLIETMCAFLAEPHIVLGGAA
- a CDS encoding glycosyltransferase, with the protein product MSLLNRYEEVVGRPEIERLRHLATRLGGKKIIHVNSTRQGGGVAEILGWMIPLMNELGIDAHWEVIQGNADFYRVTKSFHNGLQGLPVNLRPADFKLHLDLNEANARRLDLEADVVFIHDPQPMFLPRFSTPGKVGRWVWRCHIDASRPNRAVWKHLAAGIADYEATIFSMASFTRPLNRPMFLIPPSIDPLAVKNSPLDDVERIAILERLGIDPERPMLLQVSRFDRFKDPLGVVEAFRLVKPAHPELQLVLVGGPADDDPEGAEVLNEVLERAGDDPDLHVLLLPSDSHREINALQRSAVVVLQKSLKEGFGLTVTEALWKGKPVIGGASGGIALQVHDYQTGFLVHSPAGAAYRIRYLLRYNDKRARMGATGHEFVRENFLLTRHLRDYFSMLLWLDHPGTDVLAA
- the treY gene encoding malto-oligosyltrehalose synthase, whose translation is MPSSKRTTSWPEDASTAKRQAVAGVIQGVPETSQVTKLDHLPPTTSQKKGDGAQQTVVDVVLAEIARRKVAPRATYRLQFHNGFGFREAASAVPYLRALGISHVYASPLGRARPGSEHGYDACSQQEFDPELGGQEGWDVFQSAVREQRMRLILDIVPNHMSTHSSNLWWNDVLENGPSSPFAKYFDVEWQPVKQELNGRVLLPVLGRQFGDALEAGDIRVEFQQGALSIRLGERTLPVDPKTAPLVLARRLDELRTALADDAEALADYESILTAFDHLPSRTATTTEAVVERQRDKEVVKRRLRDLAARSEVIRSFIDDNVAAINGTLGDPASFDELDGLLAAQVFRLCHWKAAGDEVNYRRFFDINELTALCVEDPDVFYDTHRLILRLLGETAVAGLRVDHIDGLFAPEQYLWRLQWGYLAELVARALKETTSVTGAKRVAAESQPATVSSADGNHVPDAMGDSSPDAADDTELAPRTIIALCDRLGLPRPGPDDWRAILGRDVHAAAAGEGTENAAQAVPTAAAGMHNIPLFVLVEKILGPHEPLPESWPVAGTTGYDFQQMCDGLFLPDDGWRQLKRDYARLVGETATFAEVAYDSKSLILRVAMSGELQMLAHHLNRISEQHRRTRDFTLNMLRYALREILVCFPVYRIYPGPAGVSQRDRHFVAQAVALAKRRSPATDPGVFDFVRDVLLLVHPPGLSEAAIHQRELFAGRFQQVTSPVMAKGVEDTTFYVYCPLLSVNEVGNGPEAPSVAPSAFHAWNKERASTFPQAMLASSTHDTKRSEDVRARLHLLAELPRPWRTAVQRWLRLNRRRHVEVDGLTAPSRNDEYLFYQSLLGIFPLDNGEHDNGPTLTEATLTERMGRYMDKAVHEAKQRTSWINPNEAYDRAVQDFVSKVLDDRRENRFLADLRKWQLPLATLGLVNGLAELVLKLTCPGFPDIYQGQETWAFRLVDPDNRQPVDFRAHEQLLAKVSQAVDGDSASCQRLVHDLTQNLSDPRTKLYVTWRLLELRRRLDPFFSNAVYMPLATHGIKAEHVVAFARVANTKDAAAQPAVLVVVPRLVARLVQLDLDAPGASLLPCGEEVWADTHIELPCKMSGTFVNVLTSAEHGLDSRASLAELLGQFPLAVLVRG